In a genomic window of Halalkalicoccus sp. CG83:
- a CDS encoding NAD-dependent epimerase/dehydratase family protein gives MRVLLVGGTGLISTAITRELVAADHDVVCFTRGESDARVPDSVEFVHGDRNDVERLRELRALEIDCVIDMVCFTPERAEEAVSAFGNAIEQYVFCSTVDVYHRPPERNPVTESAAREPAVSEYGARKAAAEDVLLDAHGEAFATTVIRPWSTYGEGGPVLHTLGTGTYYVDRIRKGKPIVVHGDGTSLWGPCHREDVARAFVNAVGNRTAYGEAYHVTSEEVITWNQYHRRVASALGAPEPDLVHVPTELLVAAVPDRTGMLEDHFRYSTVFDNAKARRDLDFEYTIPFEEGVRRTVECLDAEDAIEPWDDENDDDLIAAWRDSTAEFRARLE, from the coding sequence ATGCGAGTACTCCTCGTCGGCGGGACGGGACTCATCAGCACGGCGATCACCCGGGAACTCGTCGCGGCCGACCACGACGTCGTCTGCTTCACCCGCGGCGAGTCGGACGCACGGGTCCCCGACTCCGTCGAGTTCGTCCACGGCGACCGAAACGACGTCGAACGGCTCCGCGAACTCCGGGCGCTCGAGATCGACTGTGTGATCGACATGGTCTGTTTCACCCCCGAACGGGCCGAGGAGGCGGTCTCGGCGTTCGGGAACGCGATCGAACAGTACGTCTTCTGCTCGACGGTCGACGTCTACCACCGGCCGCCAGAGCGCAACCCCGTTACGGAGAGCGCCGCCCGCGAACCCGCGGTCAGCGAGTACGGCGCGAGGAAGGCGGCCGCCGAGGACGTCCTGCTCGACGCCCACGGCGAGGCGTTCGCGACGACGGTCATCAGGCCTTGGAGCACCTACGGCGAGGGCGGACCCGTACTCCACACGCTCGGAACCGGGACCTACTACGTCGATCGAATCCGGAAGGGAAAGCCGATCGTCGTCCACGGCGACGGCACCTCGCTGTGGGGCCCCTGTCACCGCGAGGACGTCGCCCGCGCGTTCGTGAACGCGGTCGGAAACCGCACGGCCTACGGCGAGGCCTACCACGTCACGAGCGAGGAGGTCATCACCTGGAACCAGTACCACCGGCGGGTCGCCAGCGCGCTCGGCGCGCCCGAACCCGACCTCGTCCACGTCCCGACCGAACTGCTCGTCGCCGCCGTCCCGGATCGGACGGGGATGCTCGAGGATCACTTCCGGTACAGCACCGTCTTCGACAACGCGAAGGCCCGCCGCGACCTCGACTTCGAGTATACGATCCCTTTCGAGGAGGGCGTTCGCCGGACCGTCGAGTGCCTCGACGCGGAGGACGCGATCGAGCCGTGGGACGACGAGAACGACGACGACCTGATCGCCGCCTGGCGCGATTCGACCGCCGAGTTCCGAGCGCGCCTCGAGTAG
- a CDS encoding carboxypeptidase-like regulatory domain-containing protein, whose protein sequence is MIEPDGTYTIQFQRGEKALNEDGGVIRLYDADGDRIGSWDHVGSPSAPPAASDAEDVGYVQVMVLDARNGEGEDAEVVLTNESGETLDGTTDGAGVTTVQEVPYGEYELTITHDEYADHDETIVVDEERTETTIELDPSETVTRTSAVEPTSTVVVRSSLHTPS, encoded by the coding sequence GTGATCGAGCCCGATGGGACCTACACGATCCAGTTCCAGAGGGGCGAGAAGGCCCTGAACGAGGACGGCGGCGTGATCCGTCTCTACGACGCCGACGGCGACCGCATCGGATCGTGGGATCACGTCGGCTCTCCTAGCGCGCCACCAGCGGCGAGCGACGCCGAGGACGTCGGGTACGTCCAGGTCATGGTCCTCGACGCGAGAAACGGAGAGGGAGAGGACGCGGAGGTCGTCCTCACCAACGAAAGTGGTGAGACGCTCGACGGAACCACCGACGGCGCGGGCGTGACGACGGTACAGGAGGTCCCGTACGGCGAGTACGAACTGACGATCACCCACGACGAGTACGCCGACCACGACGAGACGATCGTCGTCGACGAGGAGAGGACCGAGACGACGATCGAACTCGACCCATCCGAGACCGTTACCCGAACGTCGGCCGTGGAACCGACGAGCACGGTCGTCGTCCGATCCTCGCTGCACACACCTTCGTGA